GTAGCCAAAGCCCATCGACTCCATCTGGCCGCGCATCGTCTCGATGCAGTCGAACGTCCAGTCCCGCGGGTTGGTGTCGCGCTCTTTGGCGGCGTTCTCGGCCGGGAGGCCGAAGGCGTCCCACCCCATCGGGTGGAGGACTTCGTCGCCGCACATTCGCCGGTAGCGGGCGTAGGCGTCCGTGATCGTGTAGTTCCTGACGTGGCCCATGTGGAGTTTGCCCGACGGGTACGGGTACATCCCGAGGACGTACGTCGGATCCTCGGCGTCGTCGGGCGTCCGGTAGACTCCCGCCTCGTCCCAGGCTTCCTGCCACCGTCGTTCGACCGCCGCGTGGTCGTATCCCGTCTCACTCATTATATACTGTCCCTGGACGGGACGCGCCCGTATAGCTTTCTATACATCTATCACCGAGCGCGCCGATCCGCCCGGCGGGGCGCTCGAAAAAACGGATCGTCGTGACTCACTCGATGTCGATTCGTCTCGAGTCGTCGAGCCCCTCGACTTTCGGCAGCGTCACCGTCAGCACGCCGTTGTTGTACTGGGCCGTCACGCCCTCCTCGTCGACCGGCTCCGGCAGGCGCAGCCGTCGGCTCACCGATCGGTGGCTGCGCTCGCGCCGGACGTACTCGCGGTCCTCGTCGAGGCTCTCCTCGGTTCGGTCCGCCTCGAGTTTCAACGTCCCCTCCGCCAGCGTGAGGTCGATCTCCTCGGTTTCGTACCCCGGGAGGTCGGCGGTGACGACGTACTCGTCGCCGGCGTCGGCGACATCGACGGCGACCGATCCCGTCGGCGGGAAGCCGCCCGTCCCCATTCCTTCCTCTACCTGGCGGCCGAGGCGGTCGAGCATCTCCTCGAGTTCGTCGAACGGATTTCGTCGCATATCGCCCGCTACGCACTCGAGCGAGATAAAATCTGCCCGGCAGGAGACGACAGAACGCCGATCACTCGACGACGTGTTCGGTGTCGTACGAGCCCAGTCGCCGCACCCACCCCAGCTCTGCGATCGACTCGAGGTCGGCGATGGCGTTCCGGGTTCGCTCCTCGTAGAGGCCGGCGGCGACGTCGATGTGGAAGACGTAGTCGCCGAGGCGCTCGCCGCTGGGGCGTGACTCGACGCGAGTCAGGTTGATGTCCCGCTCGGCGAACGGCTCGAGCAACTCGAGCAGCAGGCCGGGGTAGTTCGCGTCGGGGTAGACGATGAGTGAGGTCTTCCCGCCGGCTTCCGAGCGCTCCTCGACGGGCGCCAGCACGAAAAAGCGCGTGGCGTTCGACGTCTGGTCCTGGATGTCCGCCGCCAGCACCTCGAGGTCGTCGCCCGCGTTGCCGGGGTGGCCGATCCCCGCGACGGTGGGATCCTCGCGGGCGCGCTCGACGCCGCGGGCCGTGCTCGTAACCGCCTCGAGGCTGGCGTCGGGGTACTCGCTCTCGAGGTAGCTGCGACACTGTGCGAGCGCCTGGGAGTGGCTGGCGACCGTCTCTACCTCGGGGCGCTGGGCGAGCAGCGCGTGTCTGATCGGGGTGACGATCTCCTTGACGACGGCGACGTCGTACTCGGCGACGGCGTCGAGACTCTCGGTGACGCTTCCTTCGATGCTGTTTTCGACGGGGACGATCCCGCGGTCGTACTCGCCGGAGGCGACGGCGGCGACGATCTCGGTCACCGACTGTCGGAACTCGATCTCGTCGGCTACCGCGCGACTCGCCCGGTGTGAGTACGTGCCCGTGGGACCGAGCGTGACTGCGATCATGGCACCCTGTAGAACCCTCTCGCGGAAAAACGCGTCGAGAGCAGCGAGGGGGCGCGTCGGCTCCGCTGGTGGAAACGAGGTCCCGGCACAGACGCTGCTACTGCTGGCGCAGAAAACGTCGCTCGGCGACGGTTCACTCGTCTAGGTGTTCGATTCCCTTCTTCGAGACGTTCGCCTCGGTGATGTCGCTCGGCATCCAGTCGGGTTTGTCGTCCGGCGCGGTCTCCTCCCAGGCCCAGCCGTCGTAGATGTGGACCTTCTGGGTTCCCTTCTCGCGGAGTCGCAGTTCGACGCGGTCGGCCGCATCCTCGCTGGAACCGGGCTCGAGGCGCCGAGCCGCCTTCAGCGCTGCCTGTCGGGGCGTGTTCCCCGAGAAGACGCTCGACTCGTCACCGTTCGATTCGCGCAGTGCGAAGTTTCGCTTACCATCTTCACGTACCATGATTTTCGCCCTCCATGCCAATTCAGCACATAGTCCGACATAAAGATATCCCCCAAAACCGACCGACTGCGTCGGTATCTTTAAGTGGGTTCGTCACACCATCTCATGGACGCAGTCGTCGGTAGACACCGTTTCCGATCCGATCCCTTCTTCGTGGGAGTAACCCTCACGGCTTGTGACGTAGAAAACACTTAAGTATATCCTACGGCGAAGGTCGTGGTAGAATCCCGCGATGGTACGGAAAAAGAAGTTGAGTCCAAGCGGTGCGAAAGACGAAGACGGTAACTACCACAACGTCCACCTCAACCTCCACGAGGACGAACTGGAAGTCGCGGGTATGGATATCGGCGACGAAGTCTTCGTCCGCGTCCGGGATGGCAAAATCATCATCCAGAAAGCCGACAAAGAGGAAGTCGAACACGAATTCTAACACCACCTCTGTTCCGGCGCACCCGCAGTGCAGTTCGCGGTCGCGCCGGGACATCGACACAGCAGACCGTCTCACTCGGCGAGCGTCGACACTACCGGGCACTCCGCGTTGAGCACCACCGACTGGGCGACGCTTCCGAACACGGCCTTTCCCGCGGGCGACCGCCGGCGGGGGCTGACGACGAGATAGCGAGCGTTCGTGTCGTCGGCGTACTCGACGATCCGAGACGCCGGGTCCCCCATCAACCCGACCGTTTCGACCGGCACCGCGAGCGTCCGATCGC
Above is a genomic segment from Natrononativus amylolyticus containing:
- a CDS encoding type I toxin-antitoxin system SymE family toxin, with translation MVRKKKLSPSGAKDEDGNYHNVHLNLHEDELEVAGMDIGDEVFVRVRDGKIIIQKADKEEVEHEF
- a CDS encoding Hsp20/alpha crystallin family protein, encoding MRRNPFDELEEMLDRLGRQVEEGMGTGGFPPTGSVAVDVADAGDEYVVTADLPGYETEEIDLTLAEGTLKLEADRTEESLDEDREYVRRERSHRSVSRRLRLPEPVDEEGVTAQYNNGVLTVTLPKVEGLDDSRRIDIE
- a CDS encoding non-histone chromosomal MC1 family protein; protein product: MVREDGKRNFALRESNGDESSVFSGNTPRQAALKAARRLEPGSSEDAADRVELRLREKGTQKVHIYDGWAWEETAPDDKPDWMPSDITEANVSKKGIEHLDE
- the pheA gene encoding prephenate dehydratase, which translates into the protein MIAVTLGPTGTYSHRASRAVADEIEFRQSVTEIVAAVASGEYDRGIVPVENSIEGSVTESLDAVAEYDVAVVKEIVTPIRHALLAQRPEVETVASHSQALAQCRSYLESEYPDASLEAVTSTARGVERAREDPTVAGIGHPGNAGDDLEVLAADIQDQTSNATRFFVLAPVEERSEAGGKTSLIVYPDANYPGLLLELLEPFAERDINLTRVESRPSGERLGDYVFHIDVAAGLYEERTRNAIADLESIAELGWVRRLGSYDTEHVVE